A genomic segment from Aegilops tauschii subsp. strangulata cultivar AL8/78 chromosome 1, Aet v6.0, whole genome shotgun sequence encodes:
- the LOC109755221 gene encoding uncharacterized protein translates to MAEGSACFDWDVAAASFGHGGVAQHFVHNDGGALAGGVVVPGVGSRAFGGINEMDTTTFPRYGSSDAPTAIAAPARAPPRARSSGRRLTRFKRSWTVEEDTLLRAKVQEFGKGKWTKVALYLPGRSGKQCRERWVNKLDPNIERKIWTDAEDIKLIELHQTWGNRWSVIARLLSGRSDNGVKNHWNATKRSLNAKRRLKKRNSKQPPPGQLSLLAEYIRSVEPHTGSPVETPMMSPQFYHDQEHCGQMGMAGRDAAIVIAPTVQAHPTYPNPAMTGTHYHPNPANMQYWAQDLNVIDGPNEGYPYYIPPNVHLNNRLWYGLSPTHMVSEQDIQQAANASMNMYAFTGQHSLPASNLKAVAGMHRECSANNQLGNMGGGAGGWSYYYDIDAVGPSCPAGGSASVSDPDEIDVVQMASRVFAAQD, encoded by the exons ATGGCTGAAGGGAGTGCCTGTTTCGACTGGGACGTGGCGGCCGCGAGCTTCGGCCATGGCGGTGTTGCACAACACTTCGTTCATAATGATGGTGGTGCTCTAGCCGGGGGGGTCGTCGTCCCTGGCGTCGGATCAAGGGCTTTTGGTGGCATCAACGAGATGGATACCACCACCTTCCCCCGCTACGGCAGCAGCGACGCCCCTACGGCAATCGCGGCACCTGCTCGGGCGCCGCCGCGTGCCAGATCCAGCGGCCGAAGGCTCACACGGTTCAAAAGGTCCTGGACCGTGGAAGAAGACAC GCTGCTCAGGGCGAAGGTGCAGGAATTCGGCAAAGGGAAGTGGACGAAGGTCGCGTTGTACCTCCCCGGCCGGAGCGGGAAGCAGTGCCGGGAGAGATGGGTCAACAAACTTGACCCCAACATTGAG AGGAAAATCTGGACCGACGCGGAAGACATCAAGCTGATCGAGCTGCATCAGACCTGGGGGAACCGCTGGTCGGTGATCGCCCGGTTACTCTCCGGCCGGTCGGACAACGGCGTCAAGAACCACTGGAATGCCACCAAGCGCAGTCTGAACGCGAAGCGCCGGCTCAAGAAGAGGAACAGCAAGCAGCCACCTCCTGGCCAGCTCTCCCTTCTTGCAGAGTACATCCGCAGTGTGGAGCCGCACACCGGATCACCCGTGGAGACACCTATGATGTCCCCACAATTCTATCATGACCAAGAGCACTGTGGGCAGATGGGGATGGCCGGTAGAGATGCTGCTATCGTCATCGCCCCTACCGTGCAGGCGCACCCGACCTACCCCAATCCGGCCATGACTGGTACGCACTACCACCCAAACCCGGCCAACATGCAGTACTGGGCCCAGGATTTGAATGTCATCGATGGGCCAAATGAGGGGTACCCGTACTACATCCCTCCCAATGTGCACCTCAACAACCGCCTGTGGTATGGTTTGTCACCGACACATATGGTTAGTGAGCAAGACATCCAGCAGGCGGCCAATGCGAGCATGAACATGTACGCGTTCACCGGACAACATTCCCTCCCGGCAAGCAACCTAAAGGCAGTGGCAGGGATGCACCGTGAGTGCTCCGCCAACAACCAACTAGGCAACATGGGTGGTGGAGCTGGCGGCTGGTCCTACTACTACGACATAGATGCCGTTGGTCCGAGCTGCCCTGCTGGAGGTAGTGCCAGCGTTAGCGACCCTGATGAAATCGACGTGGTGCAGATGGCCTCGAGGGTGTTTGCCGCACAGGACTAG